The Parachlamydia acanthamoebae genome has a window encoding:
- a CDS encoding adenylyltransferase/cytidyltransferase family protein, with amino-acid sequence MEKTWKKACEKKVCPPDQIESFVAGIRQAGKTIATLNGSFDLLHAGHLQILFEASQVGDCLIVALNTDRSIQAYKNPLRPIISLEYRIEMMAALEFVYAVTWFDETDPRSILSKIKPDVHVNGSEYGLNCIEADIVKAHGGRIHIVDLVPGLSTSQIVQKVAAIH; translated from the coding sequence ATGGAAAAGACTTGGAAAAAAGCGTGCGAAAAAAAAGTTTGCCCACCTGATCAAATAGAGAGTTTTGTGGCAGGTATTCGGCAAGCCGGGAAAACGATCGCAACGTTGAATGGATCTTTTGATCTTTTGCATGCCGGCCATCTTCAAATTTTATTTGAAGCTTCACAGGTTGGGGATTGTTTAATTGTCGCGTTAAATACCGACCGTTCGATCCAGGCATATAAAAATCCTTTGCGACCAATTATCTCACTCGAGTATCGAATAGAGATGATGGCTGCTTTAGAATTTGTATATGCTGTCACGTGGTTTGATGAAACAGATCCCCGCAGTATTCTTTCAAAAATCAAACCTGATGTTCATGTAAATGGCTCGGAGTATGGACTAAACTGCATCGAAGCGGACATTGTTAAAGCGCACGGTGGACGGATACATATTGTGGACTTAGTACCAGGACTGTCTACATCGCAGATTGTGCAAAAAGTTGCTGCGATTCACTAA
- a CDS encoding rhomboid family intramembrane serine protease, with amino-acid sequence MRLIHTFNDPNLAQDFALFLTNQRVEYQLEQNVNKDWGSPDYGLMTSDIWIINEEDVEKVQGWLDAFSRNPNDQMFKKSEGDAELIPAEELLSPEEETPSYFHRQKGNPSASSQPMGRVTLYFLLTCILIFFVSQFTTPEFETPATNIPYPVSLSPIKKVLLYDYPRAFELLDQFVEKFGLEKLQNPTTAPPEAKALLQEFSQTPYWEGVYDQIVLHFQHPDTSWEFKAPMFEKIKQGEIWRVFTPALLHSDLFHLFFNMIWLIVIGKQIEQRIGKGKYILFILLTGVFSNTAQYLMSGSNFLGFSGILCAMIAFIWVRQRHAAWEGYQVQRATLGFILFFIMTMLGIQLISFAFEVIQHTAISPGIANTAHLSGALLGYILGKMPFFSWKGN; translated from the coding sequence ATGCGGTTAATTCATACATTTAATGACCCTAATCTTGCTCAGGATTTTGCGCTCTTTTTGACAAACCAGAGAGTTGAATATCAGCTTGAACAAAATGTCAATAAGGATTGGGGAAGCCCCGATTATGGGCTAATGACAAGTGACATCTGGATTATCAATGAAGAAGATGTTGAAAAAGTGCAAGGGTGGCTAGACGCATTTTCTCGAAATCCTAACGATCAGATGTTTAAGAAAAGTGAGGGAGACGCGGAGCTCATTCCAGCAGAGGAACTACTTTCCCCTGAAGAGGAAACACCATCCTATTTTCACCGTCAAAAAGGAAATCCTTCCGCGAGTTCTCAGCCAATGGGGCGTGTTACACTTTATTTTTTACTAACCTGCATTTTAATTTTCTTCGTCAGTCAGTTTACGACGCCTGAATTCGAGACTCCTGCAACAAATATCCCTTACCCAGTTTCGCTGTCACCCATCAAAAAAGTACTGCTCTATGACTATCCAAGGGCTTTTGAGCTTCTCGATCAGTTTGTTGAAAAGTTTGGTTTGGAGAAATTGCAAAATCCGACAACTGCACCACCCGAGGCAAAAGCCCTTTTGCAAGAATTTTCCCAAACACCCTATTGGGAAGGGGTGTACGATCAAATTGTGCTCCATTTTCAGCATCCCGATACTTCCTGGGAGTTCAAAGCACCGATGTTTGAAAAAATCAAGCAAGGGGAAATTTGGAGAGTATTTACACCCGCGCTTCTCCACAGTGATCTATTCCATCTGTTTTTTAATATGATTTGGCTGATCGTAATTGGGAAGCAAATTGAACAACGCATTGGAAAAGGCAAATACATTTTGTTTATTTTGTTGACAGGTGTATTTTCCAACACAGCTCAGTATTTGATGAGCGGTTCAAATTTTTTGGGTTTTTCAGGCATTTTATGTGCCATGATCGCCTTTATTTGGGTGAGACAACGGCATGCGGCTTGGGAAGGTTATCAAGTACAAAGAGCTACCCTAGGGTTTATCTTATTTTTTATTATGACGATGTTAGGGATTCAGCTCATCTCATTTGCTTTTGAAGTGATCCAGCATACAGCTATATCCCCAGGGATTGCCAACACCGCTCACTTAAGCGGTGCTTTGCTTGGCTATATATTAGGAAAAATGCCTTTTTTTTCTTGGAAAGGCAATTAA